The genomic stretch AAGATAGGATCGCCATCCTTAATGCCGTTGCGGCTCCAGACAAGGTAGTCCTTGATCACCGCGGGCTTGTTGTTCTCATAGGCGCGGAAAAAGGTGATGTCGAGGTCGTAGCGGGGAAAGGTGAAGTTGTCTTCGTCGCCGCCAAAGAAGGCCATCTGGAATTCAGGCGCGAATACCAGGCGCACGTCCGTGTACTTTTTGTAACGATAAAGGTGGTACATGCCGCCGGAGTAGAGAGACACGACGTCGCAGCGGAGGCCGGTGCTGGTGTGGCAGTCCTTCTCGATGGCAGTCATGGCGGCGCGCTGGGCCTTGCTGACATCGGCGCTGCTCATGTTCGGCTGCACAGCGGCGTTCACCTTGGCGGTGACGTCGTCGATGCTTTGCAGCACAATCAGCTCAAGGTTCGGGCATTTCTGCTCGTCGAGTTGGGTTTTGGCGTAGAAGCCGTTCTTCATGTAATCGGCCCCACCGGACTTGGAAAGCTCCTGGACGCAGCGTGCCCCGACGTGATGGTTGGTGAATACCAGACCATCGGCCGATACAAAGGATCCCGAGCCATTGGGGAAGCGGACAGACGAGAGTCGGACGTGGTCGAGCCAAGTGTTGGAGGGCTCGAATCCATAAGCGGCCTTGATCTTGTCCTTGGGAACGGCATTAAACAGCCACATGCCTTCTTCGGCAGGCGATATAGCGACAAATGTGACCAGCAACAGCAAGGGAAGAAGTGCTTTCTTCATCTAAATCTCCGAACGGGATGTCGAGACAGGTAACCGTCCGGACTATAAAGGCTGGCAGACAAAGGAGATGTGACGAGTAGCCGCCCGCACGGTGACAAGCATGGGGTAGGCTGCAAAAGAGCACAGCAGGAGCGGGGTTCGGACGGTCGTCACACGCGGCTGTGACGTATGATGACGCATGAAACCGTTTAAGGTATAAAGATAGGTTGGCTCAAGGGCCGCGCTGTGCCTGTGGGAACGGCCGCCCAATGAGTTTTCGCTGGTGCTCCACCGGGGTCTTCAGCATCACAAAATAGGCACTTCATTTAGCGAGGCTATTATGTCCACCACCACAGCGGCGCCCAAGGGATTAGAAGGAATCGTTGCCGCAAATTCAAGCATTTGCTATATCGACGGCGATGCCGGTGTACTCGCCTATCGCGGGTACGATATTCACGACCTTGCGGTACATTCCACGTTCGAAGAAGTCTGCTACCTGCTCTGGTTTGGCCGGATGCCGAACCGCCAGGAACTGCAGGATCTCTCGATCAGCCTTTGGCGTGAGAGCAAGCTGGATGCAGGCATTATCAGCTTGCTGCGCCAGGCGCCGGGCCACACCCTGCCAATGGACGTGCTCAGGACAGTGGTTTCCGCGCTGGCCTGGTTTGATCCCGAAGAGAAGTGCAACGATCACGGTTGCAATATCCGCAAAGCCATCCGACTGACGGCGCAGATCTCGATGATCGTGGCGTATTACGATCGAGTTCGTAAAGGCCTGCCGCTAATCGAGCCTGACCGGTACCTTTCCCACGCCGGCAACTTCCTGTACATGCTGACCGGCGAGCGTCCGTCGAAGACGGCGGAGCGCGCGTTTGATGTGGCGCTGATTCTGCACGCCGACCATGAATTGAACGCTTCGACATTCGCGGGCCGCGTGATTGCGGCAACGCTCTCGGATATGCACTCGGCTGTGACGGGCGCGATTGGCGCCTTGAAGGGCCCCTTGCACGGTGGAGCAAACGAGGCTGTGTTCCGCATTCTGGAATCGATCGACGAGTCCGGCGCGGATCCGGTGGAATACGTAAAAGGTATGCTGGCCCAAAAGAAGAAGATCCCTGGGTTCGGTCATCGCGTGTACCACACGGAAGATCCGCGTGCGACGCACCTGCGCCGTATGTCGGAAGAACTGGGCACTTCCAGTGGAGTGCCGAAATGGTTTGAGTATTCGAAGAAGATCGAGGAGTTTGTCCGTGGCGACAAGAAGTTGAATGCGAATGTGGACTTCTACTCGGCTTCCACGTACCACACGCTGGGAATCGATATCGACCTGTTCACGCCGATTTTCGCGGTGTCGCGTATTTCGGGATGGGCGGCGCACATCATCGAGCAGTTAGATGACAATCGCCTGATTCGTCCGCGTGCGGAGTACGAAGGACTGATCCCACCGCAGAAGTACGTACCGATCGAGCAGCGAGGATAGAAGTATTTAGTCATAAGGCCCGGGCTTCGGCTCGGGCCTTTTTGTTACCATCGGAGGAAACGCGGAGCGAATCCGCGACCTTAACCGGATCATCTACGATACAGACGACATGATGCGGCGCGCCTACCTGGACAATAACGCGACTACGCCTGTGCTTCTTGAGGTTCTAGAGGTCATGCAGCCCTATTTCCTCGAGCAGTTCGGGAATGCGTCGTCTATCCATCACCATGGGCAGCAAACGCGTGCGGCCGTTGAGCGTGCACGTGAGTCGGTGGCGGACCTGGTTGGGGCGCGTCCAGCGGAGATCGTGTTTACCAGCGGCGGAACTGAAGCCGACAACCTCGCGATCTTCGGACTGGTTCAGTCCGGCGATCACGTCATCACTTCCACGATCGAGCATCACGCGGTGCTGAACGCATGTCATCGACTGGAAGAGATAGGGTGTGAGGTCACGTATGTGCCGGTGGATGGGCAGGCTGTGGTTGATCCCGAAGCGATCAAGGGCGCGTTGCGGCCGAACACGAAGCTGATCTCCATCATGGCGGCGAACAACGAAACGGGCGTGGTGCAGCAGGTATCGGAGATCGGGAAGATCGCTGCCGAAGCTGACGTCTACTTCCATACGGACGCCGTGCAGGCCGCAGGAAAGATCCCAATCGATGTGCTGGAGTGGCAGTGCGATCTGCTGAGCATTTCAGGGCACAAGATTCATGCGCCACAGGGCATCGGCGCGCTGTACGTGCGAAAGGGAACGCTGCTGCAACCGCTGTTCTACGGAGGGCGGCACGAGCGCTCACGTCGTGCGGGCACCGAGAATGTGCCGGGCATTGTAGGGTTGGGAAAGGCTGCGGAGATTGCCAAACGGGGATTCGAAGACGGCAGCGTAGCGAAGATCGCAGAGATGCGCGATCGCGTCGAGAAGACGGTGCTGAGATCGTTTGACCAAGTTGGCGTGAACAGCGGGTCGGTGCCACGCGTCCCGAATACGACGAATGTCCATTTCGACTGTATCGAAGGTGAAGCGCTGGTGATTGCTCTTGATTTGAAGGGCGTGGCGGTTTCGACTGGAGCGGCGTGCTCGTCGGGGGCGATCGAACCATCGCACGTACTTACCGCGATGGGGTTAAGTGCCGACCGTGCCCGGGCGAGCATACGATTCAGCCTGGGGAAGCAGAACACGCCGGAAGACGTGGATTTCCTGCTGGCGGTGCTGCCGGATACCGTGGCGAGGCTCAGGGAGTTAAGTCCGGTTTACAATAAGACAGTGGTCAGAGGTTAGTGGACAGTGGTCAGTTTTCCTGCCTGATTCAAGCTTCCAGCCAATCTGAACTGCACTTTAAAGATGAGCACAAAGACTATCGCGGTAGCCATGTCGGGCGGTGTGGATTCGTCCACCGTCGCGGCCATGCTGCGCGCAGAGGGGCATAACGTCATCGGCTTGACGATGCAGTTGTGGAACCAGCGTCGCCTGGCTGGGTCGCATGGAATGCCCGAAGCGGTGCAGGGTCGTTGCTGCTCGATCGACGACGTGTACGATGCCCGTCATGTCGCGCAGGTGCTCGGGATTCCGTATTACGTTGTGAATCACGAGAAACGGTTTGAGAAGGATGTGGTGCGTCCGTTTGTCGAGGATTACCTGAGTGGGCGCACACCGATCCCATGCAGCTTGTGCAACAACCATCTCAAGTTCGACCAGTTGCTGATTACGGCGCGCCAGATTGGCGCCGATCTGCTTGCAACGGGGCATTACGCGCAGGTGGAGCAGGACCAGCAGAGTGGACGCTGGCTGCTGAAGCGTCCGGTGGATCGGGCGAAGGACCAGACGTACTTCCTGTTTGGGCTGACTCAGGATCAGCTTAGTCGCACGCTGTTTCCGCTCGGCGGAATGAATAAGCCGCAGGTTCGGGAGCTTGCGAAGCAGCACGGACTGGCGCTGGCAGAGAAGCCGGATTCGCAGGAGATATGCTTTGTCCCCAATGGTGACTACAAGGCTTTCATCGACGCCTACCTCGAGGAGCAGGGCGAATCGTTGCCTGATACGTCGGGTGAACTCGTCACCAGCAACGGGGAAGTCGTTGGCACGCATAGTGGGGTTCACAACTTTACCGTGGGCCAACGCAAGGGGTTAGGCGTCGCGACCGGATCACCGCTGTATGTCATTCAATTAAATTGCGAGAAGCACCAGGTTGTGGTGGGCAGCGGCGACGAACTGCTCAGCCGGACCATGAAGGCAAAGCGGCTGAACTGGGTTTCGATTCCAGAAATGACGGAACCGATTCGGGTGACTGCCAAGATACGCCACCGGCACGAAGCTGCCGCAGCAACCGTCGAAGTAGCCGGAACAGATGAGGCGCTCGTAACGTTTGATAATCCGCAGCGCGCGATCACGCCGGGACAAGCCGTGGTGTTCTACCAGGGCGATATTGTCGTCGGTGGCGGCTGGATCGCCTAGGCAAACCACGATGCCGGAGCGGCATCTCCCAATATGTGAAATCTTGTATCCGGTTATTCATTGCCCTTCTACTTAGCATTTTGGCCGGTTGCGGTGGCGGGAGTCCCGGCGAGAATCTGCCGAATACACCGCAAGGAAAAGTGTCGGCGCAGCATGTCATCATCGTCGTGTTCGAGAACCAGAATTTCGACGACATGATTGGCAGTCCCGACATGCCTTACTTCAACACACTGGCCCAGCAGAAGGCGCTGGCGACGCAGTATTACGCCAGTACGCATCCGTCGATCGGCAACTATTTCATGCTGACTGCCGGAACCGTGCTGACGAATGACGGCACATTCCCTGGCACGTTCAATGCGGACAATGTTGCGAGCCGCATTGCGGCGGCAGGCAAGACGTGGAAGATGTATGCGCAATCGTTGCCCGCGGTGGGGTATGTGGGTGGCGATCAGTATCCGTATGTAAAGCATCACAATCCGTTTGCGTACTACGACAACGTGATCAACGATCCGGCGCAGAAGAGACGCATCGTACCGTTTTCGCAATTCCGCGCGGACGTGGACGCAGGCACCTTGCCGAACTATTCGTTCGTGATTCCGAATGAGGTAAACAACGGCCACGATTGCCCGGATGGAACGGACCACATGAACTGTTCGCTTTCGGCGCGGGTGGGAGAGATCGACAACTGGCTGAAGAACAACTTCCAGAG from Terriglobales bacterium encodes the following:
- a CDS encoding cysteine desulfurase family protein, yielding MMRRAYLDNNATTPVLLEVLEVMQPYFLEQFGNASSIHHHGQQTRAAVERARESVADLVGARPAEIVFTSGGTEADNLAIFGLVQSGDHVITSTIEHHAVLNACHRLEEIGCEVTYVPVDGQAVVDPEAIKGALRPNTKLISIMAANNETGVVQQVSEIGKIAAEADVYFHTDAVQAAGKIPIDVLEWQCDLLSISGHKIHAPQGIGALYVRKGTLLQPLFYGGRHERSRRAGTENVPGIVGLGKAAEIAKRGFEDGSVAKIAEMRDRVEKTVLRSFDQVGVNSGSVPRVPNTTNVHFDCIEGEALVIALDLKGVAVSTGAACSSGAIEPSHVLTAMGLSADRARASIRFSLGKQNTPEDVDFLLAVLPDTVARLRELSPVYNKTVVRG
- a CDS encoding alkaline phosphatase family protein, with the translated sequence MSAQHVIIVVFENQNFDDMIGSPDMPYFNTLAQQKALATQYYASTHPSIGNYFMLTAGTVLTNDGTFPGTFNADNVASRIAAAGKTWKMYAQSLPAVGYVGGDQYPYVKHHNPFAYYDNVINDPAQKRRIVPFSQFRADVDAGTLPNYSFVIPNEVNNGHDCPDGTDHMNCSLSARVGEIDNWLKNNFQSLIEDANFMKDTIVILTLDESATDDTRGGGRIPTILMGAGIKTNFQSSNVYQHDSLLRFSLEAIGVNGAPGQGANAPGMGEFLQ
- the mnmA gene encoding tRNA 2-thiouridine(34) synthase MnmA, producing MSTKTIAVAMSGGVDSSTVAAMLRAEGHNVIGLTMQLWNQRRLAGSHGMPEAVQGRCCSIDDVYDARHVAQVLGIPYYVVNHEKRFEKDVVRPFVEDYLSGRTPIPCSLCNNHLKFDQLLITARQIGADLLATGHYAQVEQDQQSGRWLLKRPVDRAKDQTYFLFGLTQDQLSRTLFPLGGMNKPQVRELAKQHGLALAEKPDSQEICFVPNGDYKAFIDAYLEEQGESLPDTSGELVTSNGEVVGTHSGVHNFTVGQRKGLGVATGSPLYVIQLNCEKHQVVVGSGDELLSRTMKAKRLNWVSIPEMTEPIRVTAKIRHRHEAAAATVEVAGTDEALVTFDNPQRAITPGQAVVFYQGDIVVGGGWIA
- a CDS encoding citrate synthase; protein product: MSTTTAAPKGLEGIVAANSSICYIDGDAGVLAYRGYDIHDLAVHSTFEEVCYLLWFGRMPNRQELQDLSISLWRESKLDAGIISLLRQAPGHTLPMDVLRTVVSALAWFDPEEKCNDHGCNIRKAIRLTAQISMIVAYYDRVRKGLPLIEPDRYLSHAGNFLYMLTGERPSKTAERAFDVALILHADHELNASTFAGRVIAATLSDMHSAVTGAIGALKGPLHGGANEAVFRILESIDESGADPVEYVKGMLAQKKKIPGFGHRVYHTEDPRATHLRRMSEELGTSSGVPKWFEYSKKIEEFVRGDKKLNANVDFYSASTYHTLGIDIDLFTPIFAVSRISGWAAHIIEQLDDNRLIRPRAEYEGLIPPQKYVPIEQRG